A single genomic interval of Deltaproteobacteria bacterium harbors:
- a CDS encoding GPW/gp25 family protein: MFLKRKFQSESFSSDLITDIIENLRSVLSTKRSCGHFLPDFGLTESGYRTSEEMVVTLSAELKESIKRYEPRVRVTEIDDDYDDNGKVKLIVHCELIADGRQISMALNPFDRSLSVALEDDDEQ, translated from the coding sequence ATGTTCTTGAAACGAAAATTCCAAAGCGAATCATTCTCCTCAGACCTCATCACGGATATTATCGAAAACCTGCGCTCAGTTCTGAGCACCAAACGCAGTTGCGGACATTTTCTTCCCGACTTTGGTCTTACAGAGTCCGGTTACCGAACCAGTGAAGAAATGGTCGTCACCCTAAGTGCCGAACTTAAAGAAAGTATTAAGCGCTACGAACCGCGGGTCAGAGTCACTGAAATCGATGATGATTACGATGACAATGGAAAAGTAAAGCTTATTGTCCACTGCGAGCTTATTGCCGACGGAAGACAGATTTCCATGGCACTTAATCCATTCGACCGCTCCTTAAGTGTTGCTCTCGAAGATGACGATGAGCAATGA
- a CDS encoding Na+/H+ antiporter subunit E, with amino-acid sequence MNETSKASAGHMTGLIIVLTLIWLGWSGIYDNGMILGFGVLSLIITVWVSNRLGAIDSEGQPVNPKLLGYAPWLIKEIVVANIDVIKRILSPNIEKAISPTWTLVSAKQKTRLGRVIFANSITLTPGTVSVEVGDDKILVHALSQEGADSLAGDMGGEMGTRVCGLEG; translated from the coding sequence ATGAACGAAACATCGAAAGCTTCTGCCGGTCACATGACCGGACTGATTATTGTTCTCACACTGATTTGGCTCGGCTGGTCCGGAATCTACGATAACGGCATGATTCTAGGCTTTGGTGTACTTTCACTGATTATTACCGTCTGGGTTAGTAACCGCCTCGGTGCAATCGACAGTGAAGGACAGCCCGTTAATCCAAAACTTTTGGGCTACGCTCCATGGCTTATTAAAGAAATCGTTGTGGCCAATATAGACGTTATTAAACGTATTCTTTCGCCAAATATTGAAAAAGCGATCAGCCCGACCTGGACTCTCGTATCGGCAAAACAAAAAACAAGATTAGGCCGCGTTATTTTCGCAAACTCGATCACCCTTACACCGGGGACTGTGAGCGTCGAAGTGGGTGATGATAAAATTCTCGTGCATGCACTGTCTCAAGAAGGCGCAGATTCACTGGCCGGCGATATGGGCGGTGAAATGGGTACGCGCGTATGTGGATTGGAGGGGTGA
- a CDS encoding monovalent cation/H+ antiporter subunit D family protein, which translates to MQTQLPALQIIVPMVAGPIIVLLRHRLFAWFASTAVSVFTLLASISILDHVRTQGAIDYYLGGWPQHVGITYKIDVVNAFMLVLLSAITFVVMLFARQSVQKEISEDKHHLFYAALLLCFTGLMGICITGDAFNVFVFLEISSLSAYALIGMGSSPKAPLAAFRYLVMGTIGGTFILMGLGFLLMATGTLNMAELVKLIPPVADTTMIRAGFAFIAIGSAIKLALFPLHMWLPDCYTYAPSVVSSFLSATATKVSYYVLVRAVFVLFGAALFEQTVRMEAAFFPMAMLAIFVGSIKAIGQLNIKRLLAYSSVAQIGYMVLGLSFGNQDGLTGGIIHLFNHALMKGGLFLVLGCVAYQISSKDSGWQVTIDDMKGLGKRMPLTAFAFVLGGLSMIGVPLTAGFVSKWYLALGALKAGMWWVVPLILLASLLAVLYIWKVVEAAYFQEPPEGAECKDAPWGLLVPTYLLIGASFYFGIFTDPMLSSAREAADLLLTAGGVK; encoded by the coding sequence ATCCAAACCCAGCTTCCCGCTCTTCAAATCATTGTTCCAATGGTAGCAGGACCGATTATCGTTCTACTGCGCCATAGGCTTTTTGCGTGGTTTGCATCGACAGCGGTATCCGTCTTTACCCTACTTGCATCTATCAGCATCTTAGACCACGTGCGCACCCAAGGAGCTATCGATTACTATCTCGGTGGTTGGCCACAGCATGTGGGTATCACTTACAAAATCGATGTGGTGAATGCATTTATGCTGGTGCTGCTTTCAGCCATCACATTTGTCGTGATGCTTTTTGCACGTCAAAGTGTTCAGAAAGAAATCTCCGAAGATAAGCATCACCTTTTCTACGCAGCCCTACTGCTTTGTTTCACAGGTTTAATGGGTATCTGCATCACCGGTGACGCATTCAACGTTTTTGTATTTCTTGAGATTTCATCCCTTTCTGCCTACGCACTCATTGGAATGGGTTCATCGCCCAAAGCTCCCCTCGCCGCTTTTCGCTACCTTGTGATGGGTACAATCGGTGGAACATTCATTTTGATGGGGCTGGGCTTTTTGCTTATGGCTACCGGCACTTTGAATATGGCTGAGCTTGTGAAGCTTATTCCACCGGTTGCAGATACGACCATGATTCGAGCGGGCTTTGCGTTCATCGCCATTGGCTCGGCAATTAAGCTGGCACTCTTTCCACTTCATATGTGGCTCCCAGATTGCTACACCTACGCACCAAGCGTGGTTTCAAGCTTTCTCTCCGCAACCGCCACCAAGGTATCTTATTACGTTTTGGTTCGAGCAGTCTTTGTTCTCTTCGGAGCGGCCCTGTTTGAGCAAACAGTTCGTATGGAAGCAGCCTTTTTTCCCATGGCCATGCTTGCCATCTTTGTTGGATCCATCAAAGCCATCGGGCAGCTAAACATCAAACGCCTACTCGCTTATTCCAGTGTCGCGCAAATCGGCTACATGGTTTTGGGCCTAAGTTTTGGCAACCAAGATGGCCTCACGGGCGGCATCATCCACCTCTTTAACCACGCATTGATGAAAGGCGGGCTCTTTCTAGTTCTGGGCTGCGTCGCTTATCAAATAAGCTCCAAGGATTCTGGCTGGCAGGTGACCATCGACGATATGAAAGGGCTTGGTAAGCGCATGCCGCTCACCGCCTTTGCTTTCGTTCTCGGCGGACTCAGTATGATTGGTGTTCCACTCACGGCAGGTTTCGTCAGTAAGTGGTACCTTGCGCTCGGAGCACTCAAAGCCGGTATGTGGTGGGTCGTTCCACTGATTCTATTGGCCTCACTTCTCGCAGTTCTCTACATTTGGAAAGTGGTAGAAGCCGCTTACTTCCAAGAGCCGCCGGAAGGCGCTGAATGCAAAGACGCACCTTGGGGACTTTTGGTTCCAACCTATTTGCTCATCGGTGCATCTTTTTACTTCGGTATTTTCACCGACCCTATGCTCTCATCAGCCCGTGAAGCGGCCGATCTTCTTCTCACTGCAGGAGGCGTCAAATGA
- a CDS encoding DUF4040 domain-containing protein, which translates to MTEAVTLVLFGLLVIVAIFIAYTRDLFAAVMLSGIFSLLCASLYVIMDAVDVAFTEAAVGAGISTVLMLIVLNLTHDKEAEAVQFKVMPLIVCLCTGAALIYATGDMPLFGAANAPVHMGDTVQYYLNQGYKDAEIINLVTTVLASYRGYDTLGETTVVFTAAVAVMLLLGRAIPRKNVLHAVKSDSVTLVGAKMLIPYILLFALYVQFHGDFGPGGGFQAGVMFAAAFILHGLVRSLSNTREAAPSRVIEILVALGVIIYAATGILCMAKGGSFLEYNVLAHDPVHGQHYGIILVEAGVGITVFAAMLAIFYKFALRGRK; encoded by the coding sequence ATGACAGAAGCTGTCACACTGGTACTCTTTGGCCTCTTGGTCATTGTTGCCATCTTTATCGCTTATACCCGGGACCTATTCGCAGCCGTGATGCTCTCCGGTATTTTTAGCCTCTTATGTGCCAGTCTCTACGTCATCATGGATGCCGTGGACGTTGCATTTACGGAAGCTGCAGTGGGCGCCGGTATCTCAACCGTATTGATGCTCATTGTTCTCAACCTAACCCACGATAAAGAGGCTGAAGCCGTTCAGTTTAAAGTCATGCCGCTCATTGTGTGCTTATGCACCGGCGCCGCCTTAATCTACGCCACAGGTGATATGCCTCTTTTTGGAGCCGCCAACGCACCGGTTCACATGGGCGACACAGTTCAATACTACTTAAATCAGGGTTATAAAGATGCCGAGATTATCAACTTGGTCACCACAGTTCTCGCCAGTTACCGGGGATACGATACCCTAGGCGAAACCACGGTTGTTTTTACCGCAGCGGTTGCTGTCATGCTTCTTCTCGGGCGTGCCATTCCTCGTAAGAACGTTCTTCACGCAGTTAAAAGCGATTCCGTCACATTGGTTGGCGCGAAGATGCTTATTCCTTACATCCTACTCTTTGCCCTCTATGTTCAGTTTCACGGAGACTTTGGTCCCGGAGGCGGATTCCAGGCAGGGGTTATGTTTGCGGCAGCATTTATTCTGCATGGCTTGGTTCGGTCTTTAAGCAACACACGAGAAGCTGCGCCAAGCCGCGTGATTGAAATTCTCGTTGCCCTCGGCGTCATCATTTACGCCGCCACCGGAATTCTCTGCATGGCCAAAGGCGGCAGTTTTCTCGAATACAATGTACTGGCTCACGACCCCGTTCACGGACAACACTACGGCATTATTCTCGTCGAAGCAGGCGTTGGCATCACAGTTTTTGCTGCGATGCTCGCCATCTTTTACAAGTTTGCACTGCGAGGTAGAAAATGA
- a CDS encoding monovalent cation/H+ antiporter subunit D family protein (subunit D of antiporter complex involved in resistance to high concentrations of Na+, K+, Li+ and/or alkali; contains an oxidoreductase domain; catalyzes the transfer of electrons from NADH to ubiquinone) yields the protein MSGDISVLIPVLLPLFAAVAINILGRVASDNIRDGFHTLMAIVTFYFVCQIYPEVTAGGRPEFFIADIFPGASLSFKVEPLGMLFGLVASGLWIVTSVYAFGYMRGHDEQNQTRFFTCFASAIGFAIGVAFSSNLLTLFAFYECLTFSTYPLVTHYQDDAAKRAGRIYMGILVSTSVCLLLAGVIGVWYFTGSMDFVQGGILRGKVDNTTLAILLALFAFGTGKAALLPFHKWLPNAMVAPTPVSALLHAVAVVKAGVFTIMKVVVYIFGIDLLAETGASEWLMAVAATTILFTSCVALTKDNLKARLAYSTISQLSYIVLGAAMANAAGAMGGSMHIVMHAMGKITLFFCAGAIFVGAHLKNISDMDGLAKRMPWTLGAFTIASFSIIGLPPLGGVWGKWFLGLGALETGQTFYLITLLISSLLSIGYLMPVVGRAYFRPAPAHGGHGDHHGHDDHGHDDHGGGGEAPLMCVVPLCMTAVGCILLFIFPEPIQELLAPIFQGVAK from the coding sequence ATGAGTGGTGACATCAGTGTTTTGATTCCGGTCCTGCTTCCGCTTTTTGCCGCGGTCGCGATTAATATTCTTGGGCGGGTAGCAAGTGACAACATAAGAGATGGTTTCCATACGCTAATGGCCATCGTCACCTTTTACTTTGTGTGTCAGATCTATCCAGAGGTTACAGCGGGTGGACGGCCAGAGTTTTTCATCGCGGATATCTTTCCAGGTGCTTCTCTCTCCTTCAAAGTTGAACCACTGGGCATGCTTTTTGGCCTGGTTGCTTCGGGACTTTGGATTGTCACTTCAGTTTACGCCTTCGGTTATATGCGTGGCCACGACGAGCAAAACCAAACACGGTTCTTTACTTGTTTTGCCAGTGCCATTGGTTTTGCCATCGGCGTCGCTTTCTCGTCGAACCTACTCACACTCTTTGCTTTCTACGAGTGTTTAACATTCTCCACCTATCCTCTGGTTACCCATTATCAAGATGATGCCGCAAAACGCGCGGGCCGAATCTACATGGGTATTTTAGTGAGCACATCCGTTTGCTTGCTTCTCGCGGGTGTCATCGGGGTTTGGTACTTCACAGGCAGCATGGACTTTGTTCAAGGCGGTATTCTGCGCGGTAAAGTTGATAACACCACCTTGGCAATCTTGCTGGCACTCTTTGCCTTCGGTACCGGTAAAGCTGCCCTCTTGCCCTTTCACAAGTGGCTTCCAAACGCGATGGTTGCACCCACACCCGTCAGCGCGCTGCTTCACGCCGTTGCGGTCGTAAAAGCAGGTGTATTCACCATCATGAAAGTGGTGGTCTACATCTTTGGAATAGATTTACTCGCGGAGACTGGTGCCAGCGAATGGCTGATGGCCGTTGCCGCCACCACCATTCTCTTTACCTCTTGTGTAGCCTTGACCAAAGACAACCTGAAAGCACGGCTTGCCTACTCAACCATCTCTCAGCTTTCCTACATCGTGCTGGGTGCGGCGATGGCCAATGCAGCGGGCGCCATGGGCGGGTCCATGCACATCGTGATGCACGCCATGGGTAAAATCACACTCTTTTTCTGCGCCGGTGCAATCTTTGTTGGGGCGCACTTGAAGAACATCTCCGACATGGATGGATTGGCCAAACGAATGCCATGGACTTTAGGGGCATTTACCATTGCCTCCTTCAGTATCATCGGGCTGCCTCCACTGGGCGGCGTTTGGGGTAAATGGTTTCTGGGTCTCGGGGCTCTGGAGACGGGACAAACCTTTTATCTTATCACCTTGCTCATCTCTTCATTGTTAAGCATCGGCTACCTCATGCCGGTTGTTGGGCGCGCTTATTTTAGACCCGCTCCTGCTCACGGCGGGCACGGAGACCATCACGGTCACGACGACCATGGACACGACGACCATGGCGGCGGCGGGGAAGCACCATTGATGTGTGTGGTCCCGCTCTGCATGACAGCGGTGGGTTGTATCCTACTCTTTATCTTCCCAGAGCCTATTCAAGAGCTGCTGGCACCCATCTTTCAGGGAGTGGCAAAATGA
- a CDS encoding glutaredoxin, translating to MERALLDNHSERAKEWMAGYHVSTVNEVRQSVEQDPIVVVGMAHNPAVKKARQALETAGFEFKYLEYGNYFSMWRPRLAIKLWSGWPTYPQVFVKGQLIGGGNELRAMLEDGTFAKLLA from the coding sequence ATGGAACGAGCGTTACTAGATAATCATTCAGAACGAGCCAAAGAGTGGATGGCTGGCTACCATGTGTCGACGGTGAATGAAGTACGCCAATCAGTAGAGCAAGATCCCATTGTTGTCGTTGGTATGGCCCACAATCCCGCGGTCAAAAAAGCGCGCCAAGCACTTGAGACGGCAGGCTTTGAGTTTAAATACCTTGAGTACGGGAATTACTTTTCCATGTGGCGACCGCGTTTAGCGATTAAGCTCTGGAGCGGCTGGCCCACTTACCCACAAGTGTTTGTAAAAGGTCAGCTCATCGGCGGAGGCAACGAGCTTAGAGCCATGCTCGAGGACGGAACGTTTGCGAAGTTACTCGCCTAA
- a CDS encoding Na(+)/H(+) antiporter subunit D has product MNLQHLPPGSLMMLGALLVPLIPRKYQAWYALILPILSGIHLLTNFQDGFVFDTTFMGYALQPVRVDRLSLIFGYIFHIAAFLSGLFALKVDDPIQHLSGMVYAGAAIAAAFCGDLISLFIFWELTAITSVFLIWAARTESATRTGVRYLVIQVGSGVILLAGTLLHYQETGSIAFEHFMQADGSMTQGAWWIFVGVGIKAAFPCLHNWLQDAYPKATYSGTVYLSAFTTKLAIYALARGFAGNELLIPIGCVMTAFPIFFAVIENDLRKVLAYSLNNQLGFMVVAIGIGTELAVNGACAHAFAHIIYKGLLFMAMGAVLYRVGTTKASELGGLHRTMPWTTVFCIIGAMSISAFPFLSGFSAKSLITSAAGHEGMVLVTFVLLFASAGVMEHSGIKIPFFAFFAHDSGKRPKEAPWNMLAAMGIASALCIGIGVYPRALYDLLPYATDYNAYDVTHVVTQLELLLFAALAFALLLKFGAYPAEVKSINLDFDWFYRKVAPSFIQSSVSLMKDIANAALAPIKARFDGTGNKMMAMWGLDGKSSQAGAESGASALWAALLLCAFLILFYI; this is encoded by the coding sequence ATGAATTTGCAGCATTTACCTCCAGGCTCTTTGATGATGCTCGGCGCACTTTTGGTGCCGCTTATCCCACGCAAATACCAAGCGTGGTACGCTCTGATTCTACCGATTCTTAGCGGCATTCACCTACTCACGAATTTCCAAGACGGCTTTGTCTTCGATACGACTTTCATGGGCTATGCACTGCAGCCTGTTCGTGTTGATCGCTTGAGCCTTATCTTTGGTTACATCTTTCATATCGCTGCTTTTCTCTCGGGTCTTTTTGCTCTCAAAGTCGATGACCCCATTCAACACCTCTCGGGCATGGTCTACGCCGGCGCAGCCATTGCTGCAGCATTTTGTGGTGACCTTATTTCCCTCTTTATCTTCTGGGAACTCACGGCCATTACGTCGGTGTTTTTAATCTGGGCAGCTCGCACCGAATCAGCCACCCGAACCGGGGTACGTTACCTTGTCATTCAAGTCGGCTCTGGTGTGATCTTACTGGCCGGTACACTTTTGCATTACCAAGAGACCGGAAGCATCGCTTTCGAACACTTTATGCAAGCCGACGGAAGCATGACTCAAGGTGCTTGGTGGATTTTCGTAGGCGTTGGCATCAAGGCAGCCTTTCCGTGCTTGCACAACTGGCTACAAGACGCTTACCCCAAGGCAACCTACTCTGGCACAGTTTACCTAAGCGCGTTCACCACGAAGCTTGCTATCTATGCTCTCGCACGAGGCTTTGCTGGCAACGAATTGTTGATCCCAATTGGCTGTGTGATGACTGCATTCCCCATCTTTTTTGCGGTCATTGAAAATGATTTGCGAAAAGTACTCGCTTACTCACTCAACAACCAACTGGGATTTATGGTCGTGGCCATCGGTATCGGTACCGAGCTTGCCGTCAATGGCGCCTGTGCTCACGCATTTGCACACATCATCTATAAAGGACTTCTCTTTATGGCGATGGGAGCAGTCCTCTACCGAGTCGGTACGACCAAAGCCTCAGAGCTTGGCGGTTTGCACCGAACCATGCCATGGACCACCGTATTTTGTATCATTGGTGCCATGTCGATTTCGGCCTTCCCTTTTCTCAGCGGGTTTTCAGCCAAAAGCTTAATCACTTCTGCTGCCGGCCATGAGGGTATGGTCTTGGTGACCTTTGTACTGCTCTTTGCCAGTGCAGGTGTCATGGAGCACTCGGGTATCAAGATTCCGTTTTTCGCATTCTTCGCCCACGATTCCGGTAAGCGTCCCAAGGAAGCACCGTGGAATATGCTGGCAGCCATGGGGATTGCGTCTGCGCTTTGCATTGGCATCGGCGTGTACCCAAGAGCGCTCTACGACCTCTTACCCTACGCAACCGATTACAACGCCTACGACGTCACCCACGTGGTGACTCAACTTGAACTCTTGTTGTTTGCAGCACTCGCTTTTGCGCTCTTACTGAAGTTCGGTGCATATCCAGCGGAGGTGAAGTCTATCAACCTCGACTTTGATTGGTTCTATCGCAAAGTGGCTCCAAGCTTTATCCAATCCAGTGTGTCGTTGATGAAAGACATAGCCAACGCAGCATTGGCTCCGATCAAGGCTCGTTTTGATGGTACGGGCAATAAGATGATGGCGATGTGGGGACTCGATGGTAAGTCTTCGCAAGCAGGCGCAGAGTCTGGTGCTTCTGCCCTCTGGGCAGCGCTTCTACTTTGCGCATTCTTGATTCTCTTTTATATCTAG
- a CDS encoding sodium:proton antiporter, whose translation MSTLEIITGVFVLSGTLCCMIGALGLVRLPAFFERTHAGGLADTMGASLCIIGMIIYTGGMDLPTWIDADIKYRALIIIKLVSIAALLLVTSPIAGHALAKAAYEKGLGGPDAPEFEGVTIYTEAQEDEALRKEEEANR comes from the coding sequence ATGAGCACTTTAGAGATTATAACTGGAGTTTTTGTGCTCAGTGGCACCTTATGCTGCATGATTGGCGCATTGGGACTGGTTCGGCTACCTGCCTTTTTCGAACGCACCCACGCCGGCGGGCTCGCCGACACCATGGGTGCCAGTCTGTGTATCATCGGTATGATCATCTACACCGGCGGTATGGATCTTCCCACCTGGATAGATGCTGACATCAAATACCGAGCCTTGATCATCATCAAACTCGTTTCAATCGCCGCTCTGCTTCTCGTCACAAGTCCCATTGCCGGACACGCGCTGGCCAAAGCGGCCTATGAAAAAGGCCTCGGCGGACCGGACGCACCTGAATTTGAAGGCGTGACCATCTACACAGAAGCCCAAGAAGATGAAGCCCTTAGAAAAGAAGAGGAGGCAAACCGATGA
- a CDS encoding DEAD/DEAH box helicase — MSAFEDIDGFILTDTMRESFKNDGIDRPSPVQLESIPAILQGRHAVLQSGTGTGKTLAYLLPLLQRLEDPATGRVVVMTPATELAMQIARTAAEYKVEALMVGTATSSAGHGRQKSRITKSTRLIIGTPGRILELYAARKMKGVHTMVLDEPDPILNSNHGDFLREILSRPEPKVQLIMAAATFGPASKALVKKRMGDDHVHIEPKDNPLHSMIAHHFISPSGNMGKDVCLARFIEENKCKKAIVFVNQPDSLRHLFRYLNEHNLKTVTLSKDRSKNDRQNAVKDMAMGKARVLVTTDAAARGLDFPDVPWVFHYDLPSSPEAYVHRAGRTGRAGKTGHSISLLTDNTRAKLKMFAKILEIECTPFQRHS; from the coding sequence ATGTCAGCATTCGAAGATATTGATGGATTTATCCTCACAGACACCATGCGAGAATCTTTCAAGAACGATGGTATCGACAGGCCCAGCCCAGTGCAGCTTGAGTCTATTCCTGCGATTTTGCAAGGCCGGCATGCAGTTTTGCAGTCGGGTACAGGGACCGGTAAAACTTTGGCTTATCTGCTTCCGCTTCTCCAGCGTTTAGAAGATCCGGCGACCGGCCGAGTTGTGGTCATGACGCCCGCCACTGAACTGGCGATGCAGATCGCGAGAACCGCAGCGGAGTATAAGGTTGAAGCGTTGATGGTCGGAACGGCCACGTCGAGTGCCGGTCACGGCCGGCAGAAGTCGCGTATCACCAAGAGCACGCGTTTGATTATTGGAACTCCCGGCAGAATATTGGAACTTTACGCCGCACGTAAGATGAAAGGCGTCCACACGATGGTTCTCGATGAGCCAGATCCTATTCTCAATTCGAACCATGGTGATTTTTTGCGCGAGATTCTGTCTCGCCCTGAACCGAAGGTTCAATTGATTATGGCAGCGGCAACGTTTGGACCGGCGTCTAAGGCTTTGGTTAAAAAGCGTATGGGAGACGACCATGTGCATATTGAGCCAAAGGACAACCCGCTGCATTCAATGATTGCTCATCACTTTATCAGCCCAAGTGGCAACATGGGTAAAGATGTATGTTTGGCGCGGTTTATTGAAGAAAACAAATGCAAAAAAGCCATCGTATTTGTAAATCAGCCAGATTCGCTCCGTCACCTTTTTCGGTACCTCAATGAGCACAACTTGAAGACGGTGACCCTAAGTAAAGACCGCTCGAAAAACGATAGACAAAATGCTGTGAAAGATATGGCAATGGGCAAAGCCCGTGTTTTAGTCACAACGGATGCGGCAGCACGCGGTTTAGATTTCCCAGATGTTCCCTGGGTGTTTCATTACGACTTACCATCGTCACCAGAAGCTTATGTACACCGTGCGGGCCGGACAGGTCGTGCGGGTAAAACGGGACATTCCATCTCTTTGCTTACAGATAACACCCGTGCAAAATTAAAAATGTTTGCGAAGATTTTAGAGATAGAGTGCACGCCGTTTCAGCGCCACTCGTGA
- a CDS encoding pH regulation protein F translates to MFEAACIGVLITMALALVRAFKGPTVFDRILAVNMFGTKTVLLIAVLGFMAGRPEFLDIALVYALMNFITVIAVLKYRDFTHVPADEVSES, encoded by the coding sequence ATTTTTGAAGCTGCTTGTATAGGTGTTCTCATCACCATGGCTTTGGCACTCGTTCGAGCCTTTAAGGGACCCACCGTTTTCGATCGTATCCTGGCGGTGAATATGTTTGGTACCAAAACGGTACTACTCATAGCCGTCCTTGGTTTCATGGCGGGTCGTCCTGAATTTCTCGACATCGCCCTGGTTTACGCCCTGATGAACTTTATTACAGTGATTGCGGTTCTTAAGTACCGGGACTTTACCCACGTTCCCGCGGATGAGGTGTCTGAATCATGA
- a CDS encoding cation:proton antiporter subunit C, whose product MFAASTSGVSGTNSGQGVYNYWLVVILMMTGLYLVLSRANMVKTVIGLNLFQAGVILFYVCMGRVDGGTAPIIAKGSEWAYSNPLPHVLMLTAIVVGVATTALALSLVVRINEDYGTIEEDIINEKEVAS is encoded by the coding sequence ATGTTCGCAGCCTCCACAAGCGGTGTCAGTGGCACCAACTCTGGACAAGGCGTCTACAACTATTGGTTGGTGGTCATTTTAATGATGACTGGACTCTACCTGGTTCTCTCCCGTGCCAACATGGTGAAAACTGTGATTGGGCTAAACTTATTCCAAGCCGGGGTCATCTTGTTCTACGTCTGTATGGGCCGCGTTGACGGAGGCACTGCTCCCATCATCGCCAAAGGCTCAGAATGGGCCTATTCAAACCCCTTGCCTCACGTTCTGATGCTGACAGCCATTGTTGTTGGTGTTGCAACCACCGCCCTGGCGCTCTCGTTGGTGGTTCGAATCAACGAAGATTACGGAACCATAGAAGAAGATATCATCAATGAAAAAGAGGTGGCGTCGTGA